Proteins from a genomic interval of Gammaproteobacteria bacterium:
- the nuoG gene encoding NADH-quinone oxidoreductase subunit NuoG, with protein MRRRGPYRVSSSTSAVNSRRRSGVPVPTPVSGRRPMPDQSVRLTVNGRELEAAAGEMLIAVTDRAGIYVPRFCYHPKLSVAANCRMCLVDVAGAPKPMPACALPVTDGLEVETRSGRAIAAQRATMEFLLINHPLDCPVCDQGGECELQDLAMGFGRDISRFSEGKRAVPDPDLGPLVSTDMTRCIHCTRCIRFGEEVAGVQELGATGRSEHMEITTHVERSLKHELSGNVIDVCPVGALNNKPYRFTARAWEMSAHATVAPHDCVGSALCAHVLRGRVRRIVPRENEAVNETWISDRDRFSCEGLYVEDRLRKPLVRRDGRLIEAGWEEALAAATAGLMRAADEQGGEGLGALVSPSATAEEGHLLGILMSALGSANVDHRLRQRDFRSDAPAGEAPWLGTRFADVESLDSLLLVGCDLRSEAPILAHRVRKAAMAGARVSYLDLAEREYLHPISGGSVEAPRDWARALGPLADRALEGERRALWLGGLALRHPAYAELLEAAVGAAGGAALGHVTQGGNAAGLHLAGVLPAQANGRGAAGLDAGRMSRTSLPGMVLMGVEPELDCAAGAHEAIRGAGFLLALNPWVSPWLLRHADVLLPTATSLETSGTLVNGQMDWQSFEAAAPPPGLARPAWKVLRALADRLGLDGFGYADTDQVLAEIRRRIESPAASPASSSHGVAIDSRSVDDEDFAALELPMYSVDGMVRRSEPLQQAAAVQRAA; from the coding sequence ATGCGGCGGCGTGGCCCGTACAGAGTTTCCTCAAGCACTTCCGCGGTGAATTCGAGGCGAAGATCCGGAGTTCCCGTGCCAACGCCCGTCAGCGGGAGGCGGCCTATGCCTGACCAGAGTGTTCGCCTTACTGTAAACGGCCGGGAGCTCGAGGCCGCGGCCGGCGAGATGCTGATCGCGGTAACCGACCGGGCCGGCATTTACGTGCCCCGCTTCTGCTATCACCCCAAGCTGAGCGTCGCGGCCAATTGCCGCATGTGCCTGGTGGACGTGGCGGGCGCACCCAAGCCCATGCCCGCCTGCGCCCTGCCGGTCACCGACGGCCTGGAGGTCGAGACCCGGTCCGGCCGGGCGATAGCGGCCCAACGGGCAACGATGGAGTTCCTGCTGATCAACCATCCGCTCGATTGTCCGGTTTGCGACCAGGGAGGCGAATGCGAGCTTCAGGACCTGGCAATGGGATTCGGCCGCGATATCTCGCGCTTTTCGGAAGGAAAGCGGGCAGTGCCCGATCCGGATCTGGGGCCGCTGGTGTCCACCGACATGACCCGCTGCATCCATTGCACGCGCTGCATACGTTTCGGCGAGGAGGTTGCCGGCGTGCAGGAGCTCGGTGCGACCGGCCGCAGCGAGCACATGGAGATCACCACCCACGTCGAGCGGTCCCTGAAGCACGAACTGTCCGGCAACGTCATCGACGTGTGTCCGGTCGGGGCCCTGAACAACAAGCCGTACCGCTTTACCGCCCGCGCCTGGGAAATGAGCGCCCATGCGACGGTGGCGCCGCACGACTGCGTGGGCTCGGCGCTTTGCGCGCATGTCCTGCGCGGGCGCGTGCGGCGCATCGTGCCGCGCGAGAACGAGGCGGTGAACGAGACCTGGATTTCGGACCGGGACCGCTTCAGTTGCGAGGGCCTGTACGTGGAAGACCGGCTTCGCAAGCCGCTGGTGCGCCGCGATGGGCGGCTGATCGAGGCCGGCTGGGAGGAAGCGCTGGCCGCGGCCACCGCGGGCCTGATGCGCGCGGCGGACGAGCAGGGCGGCGAAGGTCTTGGGGCGCTGGTTTCTCCGTCTGCGACGGCCGAGGAAGGCCACCTTCTCGGGATACTGATGAGCGCACTGGGGTCGGCCAACGTCGATCACAGGCTCAGGCAGCGCGATTTTCGAAGCGATGCGCCCGCCGGCGAGGCGCCGTGGCTGGGAACCCGGTTCGCCGACGTGGAGTCGCTGGATTCCCTGCTGCTTGTGGGCTGCGACCTGCGAAGCGAAGCGCCGATCCTCGCCCATCGGGTTCGCAAGGCGGCCATGGCCGGCGCCCGGGTCAGCTACCTGGACCTGGCCGAGCGCGAATACCTGCACCCGATCAGCGGCGGCAGCGTGGAGGCGCCCCGGGATTGGGCCCGGGCTCTGGGTCCGTTGGCCGATCGCGCGCTTGAGGGCGAGCGTCGTGCGTTGTGGCTGGGCGGACTCGCGCTTCGCCATCCGGCCTACGCCGAATTGCTGGAAGCGGCCGTCGGGGCGGCCGGCGGCGCCGCGCTCGGACACGTGACGCAGGGCGGCAACGCTGCCGGTTTGCACCTGGCCGGCGTTCTTCCCGCCCAGGCCAATGGACGGGGTGCCGCCGGCCTCGATGCGGGCCGGATGAGCCGCACGTCCCTTCCGGGAATGGTCCTGATGGGCGTTGAGCCTGAACTTGATTGCGCTGCGGGCGCCCACGAGGCGATTCGCGGGGCGGGATTCCTGCTTGCGCTGAATCCCTGGGTTTCGCCCTGGCTGCTCCGCCACGCGGATGTATTGCTGCCCACGGCGACCAGCCTGGAGACGTCGGGGACCCTGGTGAACGGGCAGATGGACTGGCAGAGTTTTGAAGCCGCCGCACCGCCTCCGGGCCTGGCCCGGCCGGCCTGGAAAGTGCTGAGGGCGCTGGCGGACCGCTTGGGTCTGGACGGCTTCGGATATGCCGACACGGACCAGGTCCTGGCGGAAATCAGGCGGCGTATCGAAAGCCCCGCCGCCTCCCCGGCGTCGTCTTCCCACGGTGTCGCGATCGACTCACGGTCTGTCGACGATGAGGATTTCGCGGCCCTGGAACTGCCCATGTATTCAGTCGACGGAATGGTGCGGCGGTCCGAGCCCCTGCAGCAGGCGGCGGCGGTGCAAAGGGCCGCCTGA
- a CDS encoding NAD(P)H-dependent oxidoreductase subunit E: MSDNSLLPDAARAAIRESAARFPSGRRRSAVLDALRVAQDGNGGWLSVELMDAVAGELALPPIQVYEVATFYSMFEVRPVGRHCVSVCTNISCWLRGGRELLRHLENRLGISAGESTVDGRIYLKEEEECLAACTGAPMMMVGHCYHENVTPDEADRIVERLS, from the coding sequence ATGAGCGACAACTCCCTGCTTCCCGACGCGGCGCGCGCCGCCATCCGGGAGTCGGCGGCCCGGTTCCCGAGCGGGCGCAGGCGCTCCGCGGTCCTGGACGCGCTTCGCGTCGCCCAGGACGGGAACGGCGGCTGGTTGTCGGTGGAACTGATGGACGCGGTGGCCGGCGAGCTGGCGCTGCCGCCGATCCAGGTCTATGAGGTCGCAACTTTCTACTCGATGTTCGAGGTGCGCCCGGTCGGGCGGCATTGCGTATCGGTGTGCACCAATATTTCCTGCTGGCTTCGCGGCGGCCGGGAGTTGCTCAGGCACTTGGAGAACCGGCTGGGGATTTCCGCAGGCGAGAGCACCGTCGACGGCCGGATTTATCTCAAGGAAGAGGAAGAGTGCCTGGCGGCCTGCACGGGTGCGCCGATGATGATGGTGGGCCATTGCTACCACGAGAACGTGACGCCCGACGAGGCCGACCGCATTGTCGAGAGGCTGAGCTGA
- a CDS encoding NADH-quinone oxidoreductase subunit J: MQQIPEIFPLILFYGWSGMLIAAAVGVITARNPVHSVLLLVLCFVISAAIWLLLRAEFLAVALVLVYVGAVMVLLLFVVMMLDINVERMREGLTRYAPLGVLVGLLLAAQLSSVWWLRRSGLEAAAPADTLVFEEGNTQALGTLLYTEHLYAFEIAGYILLLAIIGAITLTLRRRKGLRVQQVSEQVAVRPESRVRLVKMKAERDE, encoded by the coding sequence ATGCAGCAGATTCCGGAAATTTTCCCGCTCATACTCTTCTACGGCTGGTCGGGCATGCTGATCGCGGCCGCCGTGGGCGTGATCACGGCGCGCAATCCGGTTCATTCGGTGCTGCTTCTGGTGCTGTGCTTCGTCATCTCGGCCGCCATCTGGCTGCTGCTGCGCGCCGAGTTCCTGGCCGTGGCCCTGGTGCTGGTTTACGTCGGCGCGGTCATGGTGCTGCTGCTGTTCGTCGTGATGATGCTGGACATCAACGTCGAGCGCATGCGTGAAGGGCTCACGCGCTATGCTCCCCTGGGCGTGCTGGTCGGTCTGCTGCTGGCCGCGCAGCTTTCCTCGGTCTGGTGGTTGCGGCGCTCCGGACTGGAAGCCGCGGCGCCCGCCGATACGCTGGTTTTCGAGGAGGGCAATACGCAGGCGCTGGGCACGCTGCTGTATACCGAGCACCTGTATGCCTTCGAGATAGCCGGCTATATCCTCCTGCTGGCCATCATCGGCGCGATTACGCTCACGCTGCGCCGCCGCAAGGGCCTGCGCGTGCAGCAGGTGTCCGAACAGGTCGCCGTCCGGCCGGAAAGCCGGGTCCGGCTGGTGAAAATGAAAGCCGAGCGGGACGAATGA
- the nuoH gene encoding NADH-quinone oxidoreductase subunit NuoH produces MSELLANWLDFLPPEAAGALIDLVAILAVTIVVILCVAYATYLERKVIGFMQLRQGPNRVGFRGLLQPFADVLKLLVKEIVIPGRANRWLFLTAPVLALVPALAAWAVVPLFPGFAVADLNAGLLYLLAMTSLGIYGIILAGWASNSKYALLGAMRSAAQMVAYEIAMGFALVGVLMAAGSLNLGVIVEKQAGGVGNWFILPLLPLFLVYFISGIAETNRAPFDVAEGESEIVAGFHVEYGGATFAMFFLAEYANMILIATLTAVLFLGGWDSPFAGLIDRQWPVVGILAAPGLFWLAAKTFLFLFVFLWLRATFPRYRYDQIMRLGWKVFIPVTLVWIGVEAVLSVLDVGPFK; encoded by the coding sequence ATGTCCGAACTGCTCGCCAACTGGCTGGATTTCCTGCCCCCCGAGGCGGCCGGTGCGCTGATCGACCTGGTGGCGATTCTCGCGGTCACGATAGTGGTGATTCTCTGCGTGGCCTACGCCACCTACCTGGAACGCAAGGTGATCGGCTTCATGCAACTTCGGCAGGGCCCGAACCGGGTGGGCTTCCGCGGACTCCTGCAACCGTTCGCCGACGTGCTGAAGCTGCTGGTGAAGGAAATCGTGATTCCCGGCCGCGCCAACCGCTGGCTGTTCCTCACTGCTCCGGTGCTGGCGCTGGTCCCGGCGCTCGCGGCCTGGGCCGTGGTTCCCCTGTTCCCCGGCTTCGCCGTGGCGGACCTGAACGCCGGCCTGCTCTACCTGCTGGCCATGACCTCGCTGGGCATCTACGGAATCATCCTGGCCGGCTGGGCAAGCAACTCCAAGTACGCGCTGCTGGGCGCGATGCGCTCGGCGGCGCAGATGGTCGCCTACGAAATCGCCATGGGGTTCGCACTGGTGGGCGTGCTGATGGCCGCCGGCAGCCTGAACCTGGGCGTGATTGTCGAGAAACAGGCAGGGGGAGTGGGCAACTGGTTCATTCTTCCCCTCCTGCCCCTGTTCCTCGTGTATTTCATCTCCGGCATAGCCGAGACCAACCGGGCGCCGTTCGACGTGGCCGAGGGCGAGTCGGAGATCGTGGCCGGATTCCACGTGGAATACGGCGGCGCCACCTTCGCCATGTTCTTCCTCGCGGAATACGCCAACATGATTCTGATCGCCACGCTCACCGCGGTGCTGTTCCTCGGCGGCTGGGACTCGCCGTTCGCGGGCCTGATCGACAGGCAATGGCCGGTGGTGGGCATACTCGCGGCCCCCGGCCTGTTCTGGCTGGCCGCCAAGACGTTTCTGTTCCTGTTCGTCTTCCTGTGGTTGCGCGCGACCTTTCCCCGCTACCGCTACGACCAGATCATGCGTCTGGGCTGGAAAGTGTTCATTCCGGTGACGCTGGTGTGGATCGGCGTGGAGGCCGTGCTGTCCGTGCTTGATGTGGGGCCGTTCAAATGA
- the nuoI gene encoding NADH-quinone oxidoreductase subunit NuoI, whose translation MSDSEKRPAAGKPGPGDRVRAVFRTFALWELLRGLRVTLTNFFRRKVTLRYPEEKAPQSPRFRGLHALRRYANGEERCIACKLCEAVCPALAITIESEVREDGTRRASRYDIDLFKCVYCGFCEEACPVDAIVETRIHEYHMENRGENILTRERLLEIGDRYEEQIAADRSADASYR comes from the coding sequence ATGAGTGATTCCGAAAAAAGGCCCGCGGCCGGCAAGCCCGGCCCCGGCGATCGCGTCCGGGCGGTTTTCCGCACTTTCGCTCTCTGGGAGCTGTTGCGGGGACTGCGCGTAACCCTCACCAACTTCTTCAGGCGCAAGGTCACGCTCAGGTATCCGGAAGAGAAGGCCCCGCAGTCGCCGCGATTTCGGGGGCTGCACGCCTTGCGCCGCTACGCCAACGGCGAGGAGCGCTGCATCGCCTGCAAGCTGTGCGAGGCAGTCTGTCCGGCGCTGGCGATCACCATCGAGTCCGAAGTGCGCGAGGACGGCACCCGCCGGGCGAGCCGCTACGACATCGACCTGTTCAAGTGCGTGTACTGCGGGTTCTGCGAGGAAGCCTGTCCGGTGGACGCGATCGTGGAGACCCGGATTCACGAGTACCACATGGAGAACAGGGGCGAGAACATCCTGACCCGGGAACGGCTGCTCGAGATCGGCGATCGATACGAGGAACAGATTGCCGCCGATCGCAGCGCCGACGCTTCCTACCGCTGA
- the nuoF gene encoding NADH-quinone oxidoreductase subunit NuoF, whose protein sequence is MPPPDAERPWRLKSYEGRGGYRAWRKVLAGELDAGQILETVKASGLRGRGGAGFPTGLKWSFMPGDCEQPTYLVCNSDESEPGTCHDRDILRYNPHVLIEGMALAAYAMGATVSYNYIRGEFLGEPVPRFLDALDEARAAGLIGRGLGAAGIDFELHPFVGAGAYICGEETGLLESLEGKPGKPRFKPPFPAQSGLYGRPTTVNNTQTLACVPAIMENGADWFKSLGPPNSAGTMIYSVSGHVERPGNYEAPLGVSFNELLDHAGGVWKGRRLKAVIPGGSSVPVLPAAIIRECTMDYDSLSEAGSALGTGAMIVMDDRTCMVSVLRRIARFYYAESCGQCTPCREGTGWLYRMLTRMLEGRAKVSDLDLLLSVANNIEGHTICALGDAAAWPVQSFLKHFRGEFEAKIRSSRANARQREAAYA, encoded by the coding sequence ATGCCGCCGCCCGATGCGGAACGGCCCTGGCGGCTCAAGTCCTACGAGGGCCGCGGCGGCTATCGGGCCTGGCGGAAAGTGCTGGCCGGCGAACTCGACGCGGGACAGATCCTGGAAACGGTCAAGGCATCCGGGCTGCGCGGCCGTGGCGGGGCCGGCTTTCCCACCGGGCTGAAATGGAGCTTCATGCCCGGAGACTGCGAGCAGCCCACCTACCTGGTCTGCAACTCCGACGAGAGCGAGCCCGGAACCTGCCACGACCGGGACATCCTGCGCTACAACCCGCACGTGCTGATCGAGGGCATGGCCCTGGCCGCTTATGCGATGGGCGCCACGGTGAGCTACAACTACATTCGCGGCGAGTTCCTGGGCGAGCCGGTGCCGCGGTTTCTCGACGCGCTGGACGAAGCCCGGGCGGCGGGGCTGATCGGCCGTGGCCTGGGCGCCGCGGGGATCGACTTCGAGCTGCATCCCTTCGTGGGCGCGGGCGCGTATATCTGCGGCGAGGAGACGGGCCTTCTGGAGTCACTCGAAGGCAAACCCGGCAAGCCCCGCTTCAAGCCGCCGTTCCCCGCGCAGAGCGGCTTATACGGCCGTCCCACCACGGTCAACAATACCCAGACCCTGGCCTGCGTGCCGGCCATCATGGAAAATGGCGCGGATTGGTTCAAGTCGCTGGGCCCGCCCAATTCGGCCGGCACCATGATCTATTCGGTTTCCGGCCACGTGGAGCGGCCCGGCAACTACGAGGCGCCGCTTGGCGTTTCCTTCAACGAACTGCTGGACCATGCCGGCGGGGTATGGAAGGGCCGCAGGCTAAAGGCGGTGATACCCGGCGGGTCTTCGGTCCCGGTGCTGCCGGCGGCAATCATCAGGGAATGCACGATGGATTACGACTCGCTCAGCGAGGCGGGTTCGGCGCTGGGGACCGGGGCGATGATCGTAATGGACGATCGAACCTGCATGGTGAGCGTGCTCAGGCGCATCGCACGCTTCTACTACGCCGAGTCCTGCGGCCAGTGCACGCCCTGCCGCGAAGGCACCGGCTGGCTCTACCGGATGCTGACGCGCATGCTTGAAGGCCGGGCCAAGGTGTCGGACCTGGACCTGCTGCTGAGCGTCGCCAACAACATCGAGGGCCACACGATCTGCGCCCTGGGAGATGCGGCGGCGTGGCCCGTACAGAGTTTCCTCAAGCACTTCCGCGGTGAATTCGAGGCGAAGATCCGGAGTTCCCGTGCCAACGCCCGTCAGCGGGAGGCGGCCTATGCCTGA
- the nuoL gene encoding NADH-quinone oxidoreductase subunit L → MMYEAILFAPLCAAALVALGARVLPRNVVHGLPILAVGLSAVLSILALLEQLGGEPVTVKLLDWLSIGGFELSFGLLIDRLTALMACVVTWVSLAVHVYTVGYMRDDPGYARFFALIAFFTSAMLLLVMADNFMQLFVGWEAVGLASYLLIGFWFKRPSANFASLKAFLVNRIGDLGLLLGIALIGGAAGSLDYAVVFSGAPGLAQQQITVWPGVSLPALDLGCVLLFVGAMGKSAQMPLHIWLPDSMEGPTPISALIHAATMVTAGVFMVARMSPLFEFSPLALSVVLAVGATTALATGLVAIVQQDIKRIVAWSTLSQLGYMMAGIGVSAYSVAIYHLFTHAFFKALLFLAAGAVIVALHHEQDIRRMGGLYRRMPITYATALIGTLALAGIPGTAGFFSKDALISTVTQSSGPVGAYAGWCLLAGVAVTAFYSARFLLVVFHGRETEAASHMTEREPRGRWMLGPLVFLAVPSLLIGWFTFQPVVLGGYFAGSLVNLAESGSGAPDLGAGTLDFFVHGLYSPVFLLAVLGGLSAWALYEWKPRWRSRAGPVLRVPKRLLELGYGFDPLLERAVIPGTKGLARGAADQADARFIDGLLVNGLARTVRWGSGVMRRLQTGLLYHYAFVMVTAICLLIAWVVLVLD, encoded by the coding sequence ATGATGTACGAAGCCATCCTGTTTGCGCCGCTGTGCGCGGCGGCGCTGGTGGCGCTGGGCGCCAGGGTCCTGCCGCGCAACGTGGTTCACGGCCTGCCCATCCTCGCCGTGGGGCTGTCCGCCGTCCTGTCGATCCTTGCGCTGCTGGAGCAGCTCGGCGGCGAACCGGTTACGGTAAAGCTGCTCGACTGGCTCAGCATCGGCGGGTTCGAACTGAGCTTCGGCCTGCTGATCGACCGCCTGACCGCCCTGATGGCCTGCGTCGTCACCTGGGTCTCGCTGGCGGTGCATGTGTACACGGTCGGCTACATGCGGGACGATCCCGGCTACGCGCGCTTCTTCGCGCTGATCGCCTTCTTTACCTCGGCCATGCTGCTGCTGGTGATGGCCGACAACTTCATGCAGCTGTTCGTGGGCTGGGAAGCCGTCGGGCTGGCCTCGTACCTGTTGATCGGCTTCTGGTTCAAGCGGCCGTCGGCGAATTTCGCCAGCCTGAAGGCCTTTTTGGTGAACCGCATCGGCGACCTGGGACTGCTGCTGGGCATCGCCCTGATCGGCGGGGCCGCGGGCTCGCTGGACTACGCCGTGGTTTTTTCCGGCGCCCCCGGCCTGGCCCAACAGCAAATCACCGTCTGGCCCGGAGTGAGCCTGCCGGCGCTGGACCTGGGCTGTGTGCTTCTGTTCGTGGGCGCGATGGGCAAATCGGCGCAGATGCCGCTGCACATCTGGCTGCCGGACTCGATGGAAGGCCCCACCCCCATATCGGCTCTGATCCACGCCGCGACCATGGTCACGGCGGGCGTGTTCATGGTGGCCCGCATGTCGCCCCTGTTCGAATTCAGCCCGCTCGCGCTTTCCGTGGTGCTGGCGGTAGGCGCGACCACCGCCCTGGCCACGGGCCTGGTGGCGATCGTGCAACAGGACATCAAGCGCATCGTCGCCTGGTCCACGCTGTCTCAGCTCGGCTACATGATGGCCGGTATCGGCGTTTCGGCCTATTCGGTGGCCATCTACCACCTGTTCACCCACGCTTTCTTCAAGGCGCTGCTGTTCCTGGCCGCGGGCGCGGTCATCGTCGCCCTGCATCACGAGCAGGACATCCGGCGCATGGGCGGCCTCTATCGTCGGATGCCGATCACCTACGCAACCGCCCTGATCGGGACGCTGGCGCTGGCCGGCATACCGGGAACCGCCGGTTTCTTTTCCAAGGATGCGCTGATATCGACCGTGACCCAGTCCTCCGGTCCGGTGGGCGCATACGCCGGCTGGTGCCTGCTGGCCGGGGTGGCGGTCACCGCGTTTTACAGCGCCCGATTCCTGCTGGTGGTGTTTCACGGCCGCGAGACCGAAGCCGCTAGCCACATGACGGAACGGGAGCCGCGCGGCCGGTGGATGCTGGGGCCGCTGGTGTTCCTGGCGGTTCCGTCGCTTTTGATCGGCTGGTTCACGTTTCAACCGGTGGTCCTGGGCGGGTATTTCGCCGGGTCTCTGGTCAACCTCGCGGAAAGCGGTTCCGGCGCCCCGGACCTGGGCGCGGGCACGCTCGACTTCTTCGTCCACGGCCTGTACTCGCCGGTCTTCCTGCTGGCGGTACTGGGCGGACTTTCGGCCTGGGCGCTGTACGAATGGAAACCTCGCTGGCGTAGCCGTGCCGGACCGGTGCTGCGCGTTCCGAAGCGTCTGCTGGAACTGGGTTATGGCTTCGATCCGCTGCTTGAGCGGGCCGTTATACCCGGCACAAAGGGGCTGGCCAGGGGCGCCGCCGACCAGGCCGACGCGCGCTTTATCGACGGACTGCTGGTCAACGGGCTGGCGCGGACGGTTCGCTGGGGATCGGGCGTCATGCGGCGCCTGCAGACCGGACTCCTTTATCACTACGCCTTCGTGATGGTGACGGCCATCTGCCTGCTGATCGCCTGGGTCGTCCTGGTGCTGGACTGA
- the nuoK gene encoding NADH-quinone oxidoreductase subunit NuoK, whose product MIGIAHLLTLSTILFAIAVCGIFINRRSVILLLMCVELLLLAVNFNFIAFAYFLGDLAGQVFVFFILTVAAAEAAIGLAILVVLFRNRLSVNVEEFSLLKG is encoded by the coding sequence ATGATCGGGATTGCCCACCTGCTGACCCTGAGCACGATCCTGTTCGCGATCGCCGTGTGCGGCATTTTCATCAACCGCCGCAGCGTGATCCTGCTCCTGATGTGCGTGGAACTGTTGCTGCTCGCGGTCAATTTCAATTTCATCGCGTTTGCGTACTTCCTCGGCGACCTGGCCGGGCAGGTGTTCGTGTTCTTCATCCTGACCGTGGCTGCGGCGGAGGCGGCGATAGGCCTGGCGATCCTCGTGGTGCTGTTCCGCAACCGGCTCAGCGTAAACGTGGAAGAGTTCAGCCTGCTCAAGGGATGA